One window of Akkermansia biwaensis genomic DNA carries:
- a CDS encoding GNAT family N-acetyltransferase — MPTLRQATKDDIMLIHELAQQAFPATYRDLLSRDQMEFMMDWMYSPANLLKQMEEGHVYFIATHEGEYCGYLSVQPEEPGIFHLQKIYVLPGFQGKHIGSYLFRQAVSYIRSIHPAPCQMRLNVNRYNTRAVEFYNRMGMKEVERGDFHIGHGYYMTDYIMGLDIA, encoded by the coding sequence ATGCCGACACTCCGCCAAGCCACCAAAGACGACATCATGCTCATCCACGAACTGGCACAGCAGGCTTTTCCCGCCACCTACCGGGACCTCCTTTCCCGGGACCAGATGGAATTCATGATGGACTGGATGTATTCCCCCGCCAACCTGCTCAAGCAGATGGAGGAAGGTCACGTGTACTTCATCGCCACCCACGAAGGGGAATACTGCGGCTACCTTTCCGTGCAGCCGGAGGAACCGGGCATCTTCCACCTGCAGAAGATTTACGTGCTGCCCGGCTTCCAGGGAAAGCACATCGGCAGCTACCTGTTCCGCCAAGCCGTCAGCTACATCAGGAGCATCCATCCCGCGCCCTGCCAGATGCGCCTGAACGTCAACAGATACAACACCAGAGCCGTCGAATTTTACAACCGCATGGGAATGAAGGAAGTGGAGCGCGGAGACTTCCACATCGGCCACGGCTATTACATGACGGACTATATCATGGGCCTGGACATTGCCTGA
- a CDS encoding TlpA family protein disulfide reductase, translating into MRTLTTLFLAGTLAAVTAPACIHAAETGKGAKVTYPAFDDSKYIHGPKITASSLKGKVVFFEYWGINCPPCIASMPHLQELQDKYQSKGFTVVGSHRQGLSPRVKQFLEEKNISFPVYQGLDIPAASCPGGLPHAVLIGANGKVVAKGYPPELYDLVKKEVLKAERGLPILEDVELNKYKSLAKTVVSNGSNIESKITPLRKKTDDEEAQAVCAAFDDWLGDAKDMVQAQISTNPLEAVSAITRLKTAVPSVKEFDEALATLKANKDLPRLADINKKISALEQRKAKGRKVAEADLKSLTQAVDKFAESDNEATQTVAANLKKSLSALAASSSDEK; encoded by the coding sequence ATGAGAACCCTGACCACTCTTTTTCTTGCCGGAACCCTGGCCGCCGTTACGGCGCCGGCATGCATTCATGCGGCGGAAACCGGCAAGGGTGCCAAGGTCACCTACCCCGCCTTTGACGACAGCAAGTACATCCACGGCCCGAAAATCACGGCTTCCAGCCTGAAAGGGAAAGTCGTCTTTTTTGAATACTGGGGCATCAACTGCCCGCCGTGCATCGCCAGCATGCCGCACCTTCAGGAACTCCAGGATAAATACCAGTCCAAGGGGTTCACCGTCGTTGGAAGCCACAGGCAGGGACTTTCCCCCAGGGTGAAGCAGTTTCTGGAAGAAAAGAATATTTCCTTCCCCGTTTACCAGGGGCTGGATATTCCGGCGGCCTCCTGCCCGGGCGGACTGCCCCATGCCGTCTTGATCGGGGCCAATGGAAAAGTCGTTGCCAAGGGATACCCGCCCGAACTTTACGACCTGGTAAAAAAGGAAGTGCTCAAGGCGGAACGCGGCCTTCCCATTCTGGAAGACGTGGAGTTGAACAAGTACAAATCACTGGCAAAAACGGTCGTCTCCAACGGCAGCAACATCGAGTCCAAAATCACACCCCTGCGAAAAAAGACGGACGATGAGGAAGCACAGGCCGTGTGCGCCGCCTTTGACGACTGGCTGGGGGACGCCAAGGACATGGTGCAGGCCCAAATCAGCACCAACCCTCTGGAAGCGGTCTCTGCCATCACGCGCCTGAAAACCGCCGTGCCGTCCGTCAAGGAGTTCGATGAAGCCCTGGCAACCCTGAAAGCCAACAAGGACCTGCCCAGGCTGGCGGATATCAATAAAAAGATTTCCGCGCTGGAACAGCGCAAGGCCAAAGGGCGCAAGGTAGCGGAAGCGGACCTTAAATCCCTGACACAGGCTGTGGACAAATTCGCGGAGTCCGACAACGAAGCCACACAGACCGTGGCGGCCAACCTGAAAAAATCCCTTTCAGCCCTGGCCGCTTCCTCCTCCGACGAAAAATAA
- a CDS encoding TfoX/Sxy family protein — MASSPDFVEYVCFQLRHAGEISFKKMFGEYGLYCDRKYFGLVCDNQLFVKVTAPGLEMLPEQEQGSPYPGAKPHFLVTELDDDRALSSFVRKTCSVLSAPDVLSGGKKKKTSGAKRNRRL; from the coding sequence ATGGCCTCGTCTCCGGATTTTGTAGAATATGTTTGTTTCCAGCTCCGGCATGCCGGGGAAATTTCCTTCAAGAAAATGTTCGGGGAGTACGGTCTGTACTGTGACCGGAAATATTTCGGTCTGGTATGCGACAACCAGTTGTTTGTAAAGGTGACGGCTCCCGGGCTGGAGATGCTCCCGGAACAGGAGCAGGGCAGTCCTTATCCCGGTGCCAAACCGCATTTCCTGGTGACGGAACTGGACGATGACCGGGCTCTTTCCTCTTTTGTCCGGAAAACATGCTCCGTTCTTTCGGCTCCCGACGTTTTATCCGGTGGGAAAAAGAAAAAAACTTCCGGAGCAAAAAGAAACAGGCGTCTGTGA
- a CDS encoding glycosyltransferase family 10 domain-containing protein, producing the protein MNGKKSTRVAFADFWQGFNPHDSILSAVLRERLNMVIVDRQDEADLLIYSVFGNAYRQFKGIRVFYTAESVKPLWDECDYAISFMREDVLYPECHLRLPNWMGRDYIKRTGVVEQYPKDKRSLLSRHTRFCNFVYSNGNSPERIHFMRLLSQYKPVDCGGTVLNNMGECVRDKIAFCSSYKFTIAFENYPAAGYTTEKLIDPLAALSLPIYWGAPDVGKEVNPSRFVNAGDFLSPEALAEYIIRLDQDEELYLSYMDGPVFAPGRPDIREYMHRLEEFFSMVVSTGKICRTGRPHIQARRLHHGYPVMSRYDDGKQWHGKMELRLPRMVKKSVSSVFEPGKEDTASRLFYKLAVIPAKKNSERCPGKNCRLFAGRPLFLYSVSYALQEGFVPVVSTDSEDIMECCRREGIRYFRETVDDRRMENCVRQVLSRFSCEILAVLQPTSPLRRAGLLRQMAEDMEKGEIHSAYTAHRIKMIGHLDGQFHVAHREQDARKFFYFFDGNINIITRKHFQESGTLFDNGSRPYSNDFPCCLQIDTEEEWKLLSRLSGNEEYQRFLASEGHKKRVCIISNKRNLKRNYSAFVDSCDQVMRVSKMDNLNSGLAGTRTDILLISCFPGYLSFSPAERHMDMLPEIPEIYFNNEELEYSNEFACREGLKNWKFMPGAVHRSTPNFTTLSKALCLADYLFPDAQLYYLGDTDMNVRAPGIPKHHAPVENAYIQSLIAHGRVIPILEDEAGEFHYSSPPLPGSASLEIPSMPQESVQDIVIRHPQWTDQFRIHGKRGRRLHGNDTAAILHHDEEKLVLQWDNWGREEFYETEKGKYQYLNYHCSSSINEVNKYADELLINLYDGNNSVFRNLRSPFMGIKHHQWEGLLLLDRMQLDIEHKIRKMPGLKSILLTGICKDALMALILAFRLKKDFPYLHLGVWGCPWPLDFSGESPMHQGKYISPAHEQVRKKKTFLSLFQRYGDPLAILRQEKFSGLHLFGFYSSNPHWDCDAEATRRLEPYLTKTYVHHAENDEDIALVHGKITQLVKQKPELIHSWMNEMFHKITQSGCGENSSESATSISA; encoded by the coding sequence ATGAATGGCAAGAAATCGACGCGTGTGGCCTTTGCCGACTTTTGGCAGGGATTCAATCCGCATGATTCCATTTTATCAGCAGTCTTAAGGGAGCGGCTGAATATGGTCATTGTGGATAGGCAGGATGAAGCCGATTTGCTGATTTACTCCGTCTTTGGAAATGCATACCGCCAGTTTAAAGGCATCCGGGTTTTCTATACGGCTGAATCTGTAAAACCGTTGTGGGATGAATGCGACTATGCCATTTCATTCATGAGGGAGGATGTCCTCTATCCCGAATGCCATTTGCGTCTTCCCAACTGGATGGGAAGGGATTATATAAAAAGGACTGGGGTAGTGGAACAATATCCCAAGGATAAAAGATCTCTTTTGTCCAGGCACACGCGTTTTTGCAACTTTGTATATTCCAATGGGAATTCTCCGGAAAGAATTCACTTTATGCGTCTTCTTTCCCAATACAAGCCCGTAGATTGCGGAGGTACGGTGCTGAACAACATGGGAGAATGTGTGCGGGACAAGATCGCCTTCTGTTCATCCTATAAATTTACGATTGCCTTTGAAAACTACCCGGCTGCCGGTTACACTACTGAAAAACTGATTGACCCTCTGGCAGCCCTTTCCCTCCCCATTTACTGGGGTGCACCCGATGTCGGAAAGGAAGTCAATCCGTCACGGTTTGTCAATGCCGGGGATTTTTTATCCCCGGAAGCCCTGGCTGAATACATTATCCGGCTTGACCAGGATGAAGAGCTCTATCTGAGTTACATGGATGGTCCCGTTTTTGCTCCCGGCCGGCCGGACATCAGGGAATACATGCATCGCCTGGAGGAATTCTTTTCCATGGTAGTTTCAACGGGGAAAATATGCCGTACCGGCAGGCCGCACATCCAGGCGCGGCGCTTACATCATGGCTATCCTGTAATGTCCCGGTATGATGATGGCAAGCAATGGCATGGGAAAATGGAACTCAGGCTGCCCCGGATGGTGAAAAAATCCGTTTCTTCTGTCTTTGAGCCAGGTAAAGAAGACACGGCCTCGCGTTTGTTTTATAAACTGGCCGTTATTCCGGCCAAAAAAAACTCGGAGCGCTGTCCCGGTAAAAACTGTCGCTTGTTCGCAGGGCGTCCGTTATTCTTATATTCTGTTTCGTATGCTCTTCAGGAAGGGTTTGTACCGGTTGTCAGTACGGACAGTGAAGATATCATGGAATGCTGCCGCCGGGAAGGCATCCGTTATTTCCGGGAAACGGTGGATGACCGGAGAATGGAAAATTGCGTTCGCCAGGTTCTGTCCAGATTCTCTTGTGAAATATTGGCCGTCCTTCAACCGACTTCTCCCTTGCGCAGGGCAGGACTCTTGCGCCAGATGGCGGAAGACATGGAAAAAGGGGAAATTCACTCAGCCTATACGGCCCATAGAATTAAAATGATCGGCCATCTGGATGGGCAATTTCACGTGGCTCATCGCGAACAGGATGCCAGGAAATTTTTCTATTTCTTTGATGGCAATATTAATATTATCACACGGAAGCATTTTCAGGAATCCGGCACTCTGTTTGATAACGGTTCCCGTCCGTATTCAAACGATTTTCCCTGTTGTTTGCAAATTGATACGGAAGAGGAATGGAAGCTGTTGTCAAGATTAAGCGGAAATGAAGAATATCAGCGTTTTCTGGCTTCTGAAGGACACAAGAAACGAGTATGCATCATCTCCAATAAACGGAATTTGAAACGCAATTATTCAGCATTTGTTGATTCCTGTGACCAAGTCATGCGGGTTAGTAAAATGGATAACCTGAATTCCGGTTTGGCGGGAACAAGAACGGATATCCTTTTGATTTCATGCTTTCCCGGGTATCTGTCTTTTTCTCCTGCGGAAAGGCATATGGATATGCTTCCTGAAATCCCGGAAATCTATTTCAATAATGAAGAATTGGAGTATTCCAATGAATTTGCCTGCCGGGAAGGTCTGAAAAACTGGAAATTCATGCCGGGAGCAGTTCATCGGAGTACCCCTAACTTCACGACATTGAGCAAAGCTCTTTGCCTGGCGGACTATCTGTTTCCTGATGCCCAACTCTATTACTTGGGAGATACGGATATGAATGTGAGAGCTCCCGGAATTCCCAAACATCATGCTCCTGTGGAAAATGCCTATATTCAGTCCCTCATCGCCCATGGAAGGGTAATTCCCATTCTGGAGGATGAGGCTGGGGAATTTCATTATTCCTCTCCTCCATTGCCGGGTTCCGCTTCTTTAGAGATTCCCTCAATGCCACAGGAATCCGTGCAGGACATTGTCATCAGGCATCCCCAATGGACGGATCAATTTCGTATACATGGGAAACGGGGACGCAGGCTCCACGGCAATGATACTGCAGCTATTCTTCATCATGATGAAGAAAAGCTCGTTCTTCAATGGGACAACTGGGGCAGGGAGGAATTTTATGAAACGGAAAAGGGAAAATACCAATACCTGAATTACCATTGTTCCTCTTCCATTAATGAAGTGAATAAATATGCGGATGAATTGCTCATTAATCTCTATGACGGCAATAATTCCGTATTCCGTAACTTGCGGAGTCCCTTCATGGGCATTAAACATCATCAATGGGAAGGGCTTCTCCTGCTGGACCGCATGCAGCTTGATATCGAACATAAAATAAGGAAGATGCCCGGACTCAAATCCATTCTTCTGACAGGCATTTGCAAGGATGCCCTCATGGCCCTGATTTTGGCCTTTCGGTTGAAAAAAGATTTTCCTTATCTTCACCTAGGCGTTTGGGGATGTCCCTGGCCGCTTGATTTCAGCGGCGAATCACCTATGCATCAGGGGAAATACATCTCTCCGGCGCATGAACAGGTAAGGAAGAAAAAAACGTTTTTGTCTCTTTTCCAACGTTATGGAGATCCTCTGGCGATACTGCGGCAGGAAAAATTCTCCGGTCTGCACCTGTTTGGTTTTTACAGTTCAAATCCACATTGGGACTGTGATGCAGAAGCAACAAGAAGATTAGAGCCTTATCTGACAAAAACATATGTTCATCACGCTGAAAATGATGAGGACATTGCCCTCGTTCATGGAAAAATCACACAATTGGTAAAGCAAAAACCGGAATTGATTCATTCATGGATGAACGAAATGTTTCATAAAATAACGCAAAGCGGATGCGGAGAAAATTCAAGTGAATCTGCAACAAGCATATCCGCCTGA
- a CDS encoding alpha-1,2-fucosyltransferase, translating into MKKQVKILVGICSCQRMKEKRDAVRETWLRHPADGIECVFFVGGKEGVEEERRDTVVLDTADGYNELPGKVKSFFVYALENYDFEWLFKCDDDTYVDLGRLESLVDDEYDLIGDALVSMRNSPSGGAGYFLKRSMVEKLVEAPGFPDCGAEDLIVGELAGRLGGRLKSTGRLYMSNVHYPYKDNDMVTAHWCTPAILRALHTFNHKVPSVVCDVEHLHWKGEMLFYSNGVFRRRDTSCYGWWSVGQKEELTLKWQMWPMEQLLLEGDSYIGSEMEIHQRPGMPSLYRLWSESPPSASSAEIMDQSPLLYIHLGCGNRRLNGWLNLDSPNYDITRPLPWKDSSVDAFYLEHVIDKVTPPEACRFFAEAFRCLKPGGILRLSFRDIRLMHGVISPAFKQYLKKRLREKPVPEHDLCILMEAYRHQSLWNTDFLRYLLEEFGFHVSQHAPGESRYLHLQCLERRIDRDEHPFDLLGAVCLDAGKPKKSKSRKLPSLSSDSEQISPEYVTTQFIPNSRTGRHLFQIAATYAHALRTDVGCRIPWRHDLNTWKLMSYLGGACSPCPDGGYSDPVTYRESRFSYRSIPDTVRRGALSGYFQSERYFKDFAEEIRSLFQPLIAPVRESTAGVHLRMGDYLQKTDVYHTPDAAFLNEAFKNLSDNIRTLVVFSDSPDLARKLVEDVPEARRFEIVMDEHETLDALRELTAMQELVLSCSSFSWWGAWLGSQQRVFIQKKWFTGNIEDEQDIFCPTWIKL; encoded by the coding sequence ATGAAAAAGCAAGTGAAGATACTGGTAGGAATCTGCTCGTGCCAGCGGATGAAGGAAAAGAGGGATGCGGTGAGGGAGACGTGGCTGAGGCATCCGGCGGATGGGATAGAATGCGTGTTCTTCGTGGGAGGAAAGGAAGGAGTGGAAGAGGAAAGGAGGGATACGGTGGTGCTGGACACAGCGGACGGCTACAACGAGCTTCCGGGGAAGGTGAAATCTTTCTTTGTGTATGCGCTTGAGAACTACGACTTTGAGTGGTTGTTCAAGTGCGATGACGACACGTATGTGGACTTGGGACGTTTGGAATCCCTGGTTGATGATGAGTATGACCTGATCGGGGATGCGCTGGTGTCCATGCGCAACTCACCGAGTGGAGGAGCGGGTTATTTCCTGAAGAGAAGCATGGTGGAGAAGCTTGTGGAGGCGCCCGGTTTTCCTGACTGCGGAGCGGAGGACCTGATTGTGGGTGAACTGGCAGGAAGGCTGGGAGGCCGGCTGAAGTCAACCGGCCGTCTTTACATGAGCAATGTCCATTATCCGTATAAGGACAACGACATGGTGACGGCGCACTGGTGTACGCCCGCCATTCTGCGTGCCCTGCATACTTTCAATCACAAAGTTCCTTCAGTTGTTTGCGACGTAGAACATCTCCATTGGAAAGGCGAGATGCTGTTTTATTCCAATGGGGTGTTCCGCCGCCGTGATACTTCCTGTTATGGCTGGTGGAGTGTTGGACAGAAAGAGGAACTGACGTTGAAATGGCAGATGTGGCCGATGGAACAGCTTCTTCTAGAAGGAGATTCCTATATCGGCTCGGAAATGGAAATTCACCAGCGCCCAGGCATGCCTTCTCTGTACCGGTTGTGGTCTGAAAGCCCCCCCTCTGCCAGCAGTGCCGAAATCATGGACCAGTCTCCTCTGCTGTACATTCACCTGGGCTGCGGCAACCGGAGATTGAATGGCTGGTTGAACCTGGATTCCCCCAACTATGACATTACCCGTCCGCTTCCATGGAAGGATAGCTCGGTAGATGCATTTTATCTGGAACATGTGATCGACAAGGTCACGCCCCCAGAAGCCTGCCGTTTCTTTGCGGAGGCATTCCGTTGCTTGAAACCGGGAGGCATTTTGCGTCTGAGTTTCCGTGATATTCGTTTGATGCACGGGGTGATTTCTCCCGCATTTAAACAATATTTGAAAAAACGGCTCCGGGAAAAGCCGGTTCCGGAACATGACTTGTGCATTCTTATGGAAGCCTACCGGCATCAGTCCCTGTGGAATACCGATTTTCTAAGATATCTGTTGGAGGAATTCGGATTTCACGTTTCACAGCATGCTCCGGGCGAGTCACGTTATCTGCATCTTCAATGCCTTGAAAGACGCATTGACCGTGACGAGCATCCTTTTGACCTACTGGGCGCCGTTTGCCTGGATGCGGGGAAGCCGAAGAAGAGCAAATCCAGAAAGCTCCCGTCTTTGTCTTCTGATTCAGAACAGATTTCTCCCGAATACGTTACTACGCAATTCATTCCAAACTCACGAACAGGCAGACATTTGTTCCAGATAGCCGCCACTTACGCCCATGCGCTTAGAACGGATGTGGGATGCCGCATTCCCTGGCGGCACGATTTGAACACCTGGAAGCTGATGTCTTATTTGGGGGGTGCGTGTTCCCCGTGTCCGGATGGCGGTTATTCTGATCCCGTAACATACAGGGAATCCAGATTTTCTTACAGGTCCATCCCGGATACGGTCCGTCGCGGCGCGTTGAGCGGCTACTTTCAGAGTGAACGGTATTTTAAGGATTTTGCTGAAGAAATACGTTCGCTGTTCCAGCCCCTCATCGCACCCGTGCGGGAAAGTACAGCCGGCGTTCATCTGAGAATGGGAGATTACCTTCAGAAAACGGATGTGTACCATACCCCGGATGCCGCCTTCCTTAATGAGGCGTTTAAAAATCTTTCCGACAATATCAGAACACTGGTTGTTTTTTCCGACTCTCCGGATCTGGCCCGGAAGCTGGTGGAGGATGTTCCGGAAGCCAGGCGTTTTGAAATAGTCATGGATGAGCATGAAACACTGGACGCCCTGCGGGAATTGACGGCCATGCAGGAACTTGTCCTCTCTTGCTCCTCCTTTTCCTGGTGGGGGGCGTGGCTGGGCTCCCAGCAACGGGTTTTCATTCAAAAAAAGTGGTTTACCGGAAATATTGAAGATGAACAGGATATTTTCTGCCCAACCTGGATTAAACTTTAA
- a CDS encoding glycosyltransferase, with product MSTSLKKIYVNGFPSLYGGAGTELHHQILVWKHMDIDVHIIPTNDGFQNEILYLDMVRLGVHIHAPNDWSVLEEGDAIIGFCNGEYLENLPAIRQKTRRTIFVNCMTWLFNKEKELMKQGMIAMFLYQNEEVRQKNMPLLKRCNDDPAISFLTFKPYFHNDSFPFIAERSGEYFGCGRISRQDADKFAANTLHIYEYFVSPLFKRGLFLGFDQRSREKIGEPYGWIRTARDQREVSQQDFYKHCEIVLQPTDTTENWPRVGFEAMASGSVLVVDNRGGWRQMVEHGKTGWLCDHERDFIYYASKMAYEPNLRRDMAEAARERGMELGGLESSVASWEEIFEAVEQLPA from the coding sequence ATGAGCACCTCCTTAAAGAAAATCTATGTCAACGGCTTCCCCAGCCTCTACGGCGGAGCGGGAACCGAACTCCACCACCAGATCCTGGTCTGGAAACACATGGACATTGACGTCCACATCATCCCCACCAACGACGGCTTCCAAAACGAAATCCTCTATCTGGACATGGTCAGGCTGGGCGTCCATATCCACGCTCCCAACGACTGGTCCGTCCTGGAAGAAGGCGATGCCATCATCGGATTCTGCAACGGCGAATACCTGGAAAACCTCCCCGCCATCCGCCAAAAAACCAGGCGCACCATCTTCGTCAACTGCATGACCTGGCTCTTCAACAAGGAAAAGGAACTCATGAAGCAGGGCATGATTGCCATGTTCCTCTACCAGAACGAAGAAGTCCGCCAGAAAAACATGCCCCTGCTCAAGCGCTGCAACGACGATCCGGCCATCTCCTTCCTCACCTTCAAGCCCTACTTCCACAACGACTCCTTCCCCTTCATCGCCGAGAGAAGCGGGGAATACTTCGGCTGCGGGCGCATCTCCCGGCAGGACGCGGACAAATTCGCCGCCAACACGCTCCACATCTACGAATACTTCGTCTCCCCTCTCTTCAAGCGTGGCCTGTTTTTGGGCTTCGACCAGAGGAGCCGGGAGAAAATCGGAGAGCCCTACGGGTGGATACGCACGGCGCGCGACCAGAGGGAGGTGAGCCAGCAGGACTTCTACAAGCACTGTGAAATAGTGCTTCAGCCCACGGACACGACGGAAAACTGGCCGAGAGTGGGCTTTGAGGCGATGGCCAGCGGAAGCGTACTGGTGGTGGACAACCGCGGAGGTTGGCGCCAGATGGTGGAGCACGGCAAAACCGGATGGCTGTGCGACCATGAAAGGGACTTCATCTACTACGCCAGCAAGATGGCCTACGAACCGAACCTGAGGAGGGATATGGCGGAGGCGGCTCGGGAGCGCGGTATGGAGCTGGGGGGGCTGGAATCGTCGGTAGCCAGCTGGGAGGAAATCTTTGAAGCGGTGGAACAGCTTCCTGCCTAG